From a region of the Salvelinus namaycush isolate Seneca chromosome 40, SaNama_1.0, whole genome shotgun sequence genome:
- the LOC120033472 gene encoding gastrula zinc finger protein XlCGF17.1-like, with protein FISGKCFKTSNVLKVHRRTHTGEKPFFCSDCGASFSHLGTLKIHQLIHTGEKPYVCSDCGKCFKTSAELKVHQRTHTGEKPYYCSDCGTSFSKFSHLKTHERIHTGEKPYVCSDCGASFSHLGTLKTHQRIHTGEKPYICSDCGTSFSQLSHLKTHERIHTGEKPYVCSDCGKCFTTSTHLKVHQRTHTGEKPYYCSKCGKRFKTSNELKVHQRTHTGEKPYYCSDCGKRFKTSTQLEVHQKTHT; from the exons ttcatca gtggaaaatgttttaaaacatcaaatgtGCTAAAAGTTCatcggagaacacacacaggagagaagcctttcttctgctctgactgtggggcgagtttctctcatcTGGGCACCTTAAAAATACACCAACTTATACACaccggagagaagccttacgt ctgctctgactgtggaaaatgcttcaaaacatcagctgagctaaaagttcatcagagaacacacacaggagagaagccgtattactgctctgactgtggaactagtttctctaaATTTTcccacttaaaaacacatgaacgaatacatacaggagagaagccttacgtctgctctgactgtggggcgagtttctctcatctgggcaccttaaaaacacaccaacgtatacacacaggagagaagccttacatcTGCTCTGattgtggaactagtttctctcaactttcccacttaaaaacacatgaacgtatacacacaggagagaaaccttacgtctgctctgactgtggaaaatgcttcacaacatcaactcatctaaaagttcatcagagaacacacacaggagagaagccttattactgctctaaatgtggaaaacgttttaaaacatcaaatgagctaaaagttcatcagagaacacacacaggagagaagccttattactgctctgactgtggaaaacgttttaaaacatcaaCTCAGCTAGAAGTTCATCAGAAGACTCACACATGA
- the LOC120033471 gene encoding zinc finger protein 135-like produces MEREDEGLLKIHLKIHTGEKPYSCSDCGKCFKTSTQLKLHQRTHTGEKPYYCSDCGKRFKTSTQLKVHQRTHTGEKPYYCSDCGKRFKTSTQLKVHQRTHTGAKPYSCSDCGKCFKTSNELKVHQRTHTGEKPYVCSDCGKSFSQFYTLKTHERIHTGEKPYSCSDCVKYFKTSTELKVHQRTHTGEKPYYCSDCGKCLKTLNELKVHQRIHTGEKPYVCFDCGTSFSQLSHLKSHERIHTGEKPYSCSDCGKCFKTLYELKVHQRTLTGEKPYVCSDCGKCFKTSTDLKVHQRTHSGEKPYVCSDCGTSFSQLSHLKSHDRIHTGEKPYSCADCGKCFKTSTVLTVHHRTHTGEKPYYCSDCVKCFTTSAKLKLHQRTHTGEKPYSCSDCGVSFSRLDTLKTHQQIHKGEKPYSCSACVKCFKTATELIVHQRTHA; encoded by the exons ATGGAGCGGGAGGATGAGGGCCTA ctaaaaatacacctaaaaatacacacaggagagaagccttactcctgctctgactgtggaaaatgtttcaaaacatcaactcagctaaaacttcatcagagaacacacacaggagagaagccttattactgctctgactgtggaaaacgttttaaaacatcaactcagctaaaagttcatcagagaacacacacaggagagaagccttattactgctctgactgtggaaaacgttttaaaacatcaactcagctaaaagttcatcagagaacacacacaggagcgaAGCCTTATtcttgctctgactgtggaaaatgttttaaaacatcaaatgaactgaaagttcatcagagaacacacacgggagagaagccttacgtctgctctgactgtgggaagagtttctcccaattttataccttaaaaacacatgaacgtatacatacaggagagaagccttactcctgctctgactgtgtaaaatatttcaaaacgtcaactgagctaaaagttcatcagagaacacacacaggagagaagccgtattactgctctgactgtggaaaatgtttaaaaacattaaatgagctaaaagttcatcagagaatacacacaggagagaagccttacgtctgctttgactgtggaactagtttttCTCAACTTTCCCatttaaaatcacatgaacgtatacatacaggggagaagccatactcctgctctgactgtggaaaatgttttaaaacattatatgagctaaaagttcatcagagaacactcacaggagagaagccttacgtctgctctgactgtggaaaatgcttcaaaacatcaactgatctaaaagttcatcagagaacacactcaggagagaagccttacgtctgctctgactgtggaactagtttctcgcaactttcccacttaaaatcacatgatcgtatacatacaggggagaagccatactcctgcgctgactgtggaaaatgcttcaaaacatcaactgtgCTAACAGTTcatcacagaacacacacaggagagaagccttattactgctctgactgtgtaaaatgcttcacaacatcagctAAGCTAAAActacatcagagaacacacacaggagaaaagccttactccTGTTCTGACTGTGGTGTGAGTTTCTCTCGGCTTGataccttaaaaacacaccaacagatacataaaggagagaagccatactcctgctctgcctgtgtaaaatgcttcaaaacagcaACTGAGCTAatagttcatcagagaacacacgcaTGA